One region of Polynucleobacter sp. SHI8 genomic DNA includes:
- the polA gene encoding DNA polymerase I, which produces MTKELLLLVDGSSYLYRAFHAMPDLRNPKGEPTGAIYGMINMLRRLRTELPTSHIACVFDAKGPTFRDEWYPQYKANRSPMPEDLVKQIEPIHAVVKALGWPVIMVSGVEADDVIGTLAKKATAVGWKTVISTGDKDLAQLVDESVTLINTMTNEKLDIQGVIDKFGIAPHLIVDYLTIIGDTVDNVPGVPKAGPKTAVKWLTEFGDLDSVIAQSDQIKGVVGENLRSSLEWLEQAKRLLTVKVDCELDEHLNDLSELQVQPENHEELKQLFIRYGFKTWLKEYEPNNQGFEQESAGSSQQNQLSFPSQPVITSYESVTSKEQLTVWLDKIKSASLTCVDTETTGLDPMRSQLVGISLSVEAGKACYIPLKHMTNEDQLDREETLETLRPWLEDPQAPKLGQNLKFDWHILANHGITLRGIVHDTLLQSYVYESHRSHDMDSLAQRHLGVKTITFEEVCGKGASQIGFDQVDIATATQYAAEDADITLRLHQHLWPMIESDQPLCYVYQAIEIPTMLVLARMERNGILIDSAKLAQQGQVIGLRLLELEKEIHTLAGQPFNIQSPKQIGEILFQVKNLPIIKKTPGGAPSTDEEVLQKLSENYPLPARILDYRSLAKLQSTYVEKLPRMADSKTGRVHTNYAQAVAATGRLASNEPNLQNIPVRTEEGRKIREAFIARPGWQLISADYSQIELRIMAHIAQDANLLEAFAQGRDIHQATAAEIFGVPLEGVTPEQRRYAKVINFGLIYGMSAFGLASNLGIERSAAQTYIDTYFGRYPGVAKYMADTRVLAKEKGYVETIFGRRLWLPEINSSNGMRRQGAERAAINAPMQGTAADLIKLSMIAVQSWLEAQNLQTQMLLQVHDELVLEVPPAELELVKMNLRNLMTQVATLRVPLEVGIGVGTNWEEAH; this is translated from the coding sequence ATGACTAAAGAATTATTACTACTAGTTGACGGTTCTAGCTACCTATATAGGGCCTTTCATGCAATGCCTGATTTGCGCAATCCCAAAGGAGAGCCAACAGGTGCCATTTATGGCATGATTAATATGTTACGCCGATTACGTACTGAGTTACCAACTTCTCATATAGCTTGTGTTTTTGATGCCAAGGGCCCTACATTTAGAGATGAATGGTACCCTCAATATAAAGCTAATCGTTCGCCAATGCCAGAGGATTTGGTTAAGCAAATTGAGCCTATTCATGCAGTTGTAAAAGCTTTGGGTTGGCCTGTAATTATGGTGTCAGGTGTCGAAGCTGATGACGTCATTGGAACTTTGGCGAAAAAGGCCACAGCCGTGGGTTGGAAAACAGTGATTTCTACGGGAGACAAAGATCTCGCGCAATTAGTCGATGAGTCAGTCACGTTGATCAATACCATGACTAACGAAAAACTAGATATACAAGGCGTGATTGATAAATTTGGCATTGCGCCACACTTAATCGTCGATTATCTAACGATTATTGGGGACACTGTGGATAATGTTCCAGGCGTTCCCAAAGCGGGCCCTAAGACTGCCGTGAAATGGTTGACTGAGTTTGGTGATTTAGATAGCGTGATTGCACAGTCTGACCAAATTAAGGGCGTCGTTGGTGAAAATCTCAGGAGTTCTCTTGAATGGTTAGAGCAAGCCAAGCGCTTACTGACTGTGAAAGTAGATTGTGAACTGGATGAGCACTTAAATGATCTTTCAGAATTACAAGTTCAACCAGAAAACCATGAGGAATTAAAGCAATTATTTATTCGTTATGGATTTAAAACATGGTTAAAAGAATACGAACCAAATAATCAAGGTTTTGAGCAAGAAAGTGCGGGAAGTTCTCAGCAAAATCAATTATCTTTTCCTTCTCAACCAGTTATTACAAGTTATGAATCGGTTACCAGTAAAGAGCAACTGACTGTTTGGCTTGATAAAATAAAATCTGCTTCTTTAACTTGCGTCGATACGGAAACGACTGGATTAGATCCTATGCGTTCTCAATTAGTAGGGATATCTTTATCAGTTGAGGCGGGAAAGGCATGCTACATACCACTCAAGCATATGACGAATGAAGATCAGTTGGATCGCGAAGAGACACTTGAAACTTTACGTCCCTGGTTGGAGGATCCTCAAGCACCTAAACTAGGCCAAAACCTCAAATTTGATTGGCATATATTGGCCAATCATGGAATTACGCTTCGCGGAATTGTGCATGACACCTTATTACAATCGTATGTGTATGAATCACATCGCTCTCATGATATGGATAGTTTGGCGCAACGTCATTTAGGGGTGAAGACAATCACATTTGAAGAGGTTTGCGGCAAAGGAGCGTCACAGATTGGGTTTGATCAGGTCGATATCGCTACCGCAACGCAATATGCCGCAGAGGATGCCGATATTACGTTACGACTCCATCAACATTTATGGCCCATGATAGAGTCAGATCAACCATTATGTTATGTCTATCAAGCCATTGAAATACCAACGATGTTGGTCCTTGCACGTATGGAGCGTAATGGCATTTTGATTGATTCTGCAAAATTAGCCCAACAAGGACAGGTCATCGGCCTGCGACTATTGGAGTTAGAAAAAGAAATCCATACTTTGGCGGGACAACCTTTTAATATTCAATCGCCAAAACAAATTGGTGAAATTCTCTTTCAAGTTAAAAATTTACCCATTATTAAAAAAACTCCTGGCGGGGCACCCTCTACAGATGAAGAAGTATTGCAAAAATTATCAGAGAATTATCCTTTGCCCGCGCGGATTTTGGATTATCGATCGTTAGCAAAATTACAATCAACTTATGTTGAAAAATTACCAAGAATGGCTGACAGTAAAACGGGTAGAGTCCACACTAATTATGCTCAAGCAGTTGCAGCGACAGGTCGATTAGCCTCTAATGAACCTAACTTACAGAATATTCCAGTACGTACTGAAGAGGGTAGAAAAATTAGAGAAGCATTTATTGCTAGACCTGGATGGCAGTTGATTTCTGCAGATTACTCTCAAATTGAATTAAGGATCATGGCGCATATTGCCCAAGATGCTAATTTACTGGAAGCTTTTGCGCAGGGGCGAGATATCCACCAGGCAACCGCAGCTGAGATTTTTGGCGTTCCGCTTGAGGGGGTGACCCCTGAGCAGCGACGTTATGCCAAAGTTATTAATTTTGGCTTAATTTATGGCATGAGTGCTTTTGGTTTAGCTAGCAATTTGGGAATTGAGCGTTCCGCAGCTCAAACGTATATTGACACCTATTTTGGGCGTTATCCCGGAGTTGCTAAGTACATGGCTGATACCCGTGTTTTAGCGAAAGAAAAAGGCTATGTTGAAACCATTTTTGGAAGAAGATTATGGCTCCCTGAAATTAATAGCTCTAATGGTATGAGACGCCAAGGAGCTGAACGTGCTGCGATTAATGCTCCTATGCAGGGCACTGCTGCAGATTTAATAAAGCTCTCTATGATTGCAGTCCAATCCTGGCTAGAAGCCCAAAACTTACAAACGCAAATGCTCTTACAGGTTCACGATGAATTGGTTCTAGAGGTTCCGCCAGCCGAGCTAGAGCTCGTTAAAATGAATCTTAGAAACTTAATGACACAAGTAGCAACTTTAAGAGTTCCTCTTGAAGTTGGAATCGGTGTTGGCACCAACTGGGAAGAGGCGCACTAG
- a CDS encoding homoserine kinase: MAVYTTIAFEDAQNWLSQTFDLGQLTHLTGISGGIENTNYFLDVTRDNLSKQYVLTIFERLEREQLPFYLNLMAHLSAHDIKVPTPYPNRDGVILQSLANKPAVIVSKLAGSARLNPLPNHCSQVGEMLAKMHLAGKSYPNIQENLRSLPWWKSATQEILPFIDNAKQVLLKSELEIQDIFFNSPVFSKLPAGACHCDLFRDNVLFKDNEELSGFFDFYFAGTDKWLFDLAVTANDWCINLETGVFDQARLQALLNSYEEVRPLTIDEKNSWQLMLRAAALRFWISRLWDFYIPRNAQLLTPHNPTHFETILRLRIKDDTN, encoded by the coding sequence ATGGCTGTATATACAACCATTGCTTTCGAAGATGCACAAAATTGGCTAAGTCAGACGTTTGACCTTGGTCAGTTAACGCATCTAACAGGTATTAGCGGTGGTATCGAAAATACAAATTATTTTTTAGATGTTACTCGTGACAATCTCAGCAAACAATATGTACTAACAATATTTGAACGACTTGAGCGAGAGCAGCTTCCTTTTTATTTAAATTTAATGGCGCATCTTTCTGCTCATGATATTAAAGTGCCAACGCCATACCCCAATCGGGATGGCGTCATCCTTCAAAGTCTCGCAAATAAGCCAGCTGTCATCGTTAGTAAGCTAGCAGGCTCCGCCCGCCTTAATCCTTTACCTAACCACTGTTCTCAAGTTGGAGAAATGCTCGCCAAAATGCATTTGGCTGGCAAGTCTTATCCCAACATCCAAGAAAATTTAAGAAGTTTGCCCTGGTGGAAGTCAGCTACCCAAGAAATCTTGCCGTTCATCGATAATGCCAAACAGGTCTTACTAAAATCAGAACTTGAAATTCAAGATATATTCTTTAATAGCCCAGTATTTTCTAAGCTCCCTGCGGGAGCTTGTCATTGCGACTTGTTTCGAGATAATGTACTTTTTAAAGATAATGAGGAACTTAGTGGCTTTTTTGATTTTTATTTTGCGGGTACTGATAAATGGCTTTTTGATCTTGCCGTTACTGCAAATGATTGGTGCATCAATCTTGAAACAGGTGTATTTGACCAGGCAAGGTTACAAGCACTTCTTAATTCCTATGAAGAAGTTCGCCCTTTGACTATTGATGAAAAAAACTCTTGGCAATTGATGCTAAGAGCCGCAGCGCTACGATTTTGGATTTCACGGTTATGGGATTTTTATATTCCTAGAAATGCGCAATTACTAACGCCTCATAATCCAACCCATTTTGAAACCATTCTTCGTTTAAGAATCAAAGATGATACAAATTAA
- a CDS encoding BPSS1780 family membrane protein, translating into MIQINRVPSSTGYTWIRQGIWLFKQSPFTFLMLVFLYIFVVQMSMFIPIVGFVIVLILSPVLSVGFLTACQKVIRKEVVKPTIYLSPLRDYAGPIRTRLIQLGSIYTLFIVLLSVVAAQFVDVEKIIPLLTEGKLTGPALVKEMYLAMSVAVILYLPIAMLMWFSPQLVAWKNLTIPKALFGSWMAFWLNKGAFFVYFSTWGIILVAIPLFLGAFFEAIQLGEYASFVITPLSMAAITVLYCTFFATWKGCFIDNAENIPSQL; encoded by the coding sequence ATGATACAAATTAATCGCGTCCCATCTTCAACAGGATATACATGGATTAGGCAAGGGATTTGGCTTTTTAAACAAAGTCCTTTTACTTTTTTGATGCTCGTATTTTTATATATTTTTGTTGTACAAATGTCGATGTTTATCCCCATTGTGGGATTTGTCATCGTGCTTATTTTAAGCCCTGTACTTTCTGTGGGATTTTTAACTGCTTGCCAAAAAGTGATCCGTAAAGAAGTGGTTAAGCCAACGATTTATTTAAGCCCTTTACGAGATTATGCGGGACCCATTCGAACTCGACTTATTCAATTAGGGTCAATTTATACATTATTCATCGTATTGCTTAGTGTGGTCGCTGCTCAATTTGTAGATGTTGAAAAAATTATTCCTCTCCTTACCGAAGGTAAATTAACAGGGCCGGCGTTAGTGAAAGAAATGTACCTTGCGATGAGCGTAGCAGTCATACTCTACCTCCCCATCGCTATGCTAATGTGGTTTTCTCCACAATTGGTTGCTTGGAAAAATCTCACGATTCCTAAAGCACTATTTGGTAGTTGGATGGCTTTTTGGCTAAATAAAGGTGCTTTTTTTGTTTATTTCAGTACCTGGGGCATCATCCTCGTTGCGATTCCCTTGTTTTTGGGGGCCTTCTTCGAAGCGATTCAACTCGGGGAATATGCCTCTTTTGTTATTACCCCCTTGAGCATGGCAGCTATTACTGTTTTATATTGCACTTTTTTTGCTACGTGGAAGGGATGCTTTATCGATAACGCCGAAAACATCCCCTCTCAACTCTAA
- a CDS encoding UvrD-helicase domain-containing protein encodes MNDLLDNLNPEQLEAVTLSADPSEAYLPSALILAGAGSGKTKVLTTRIAWLIQTGQVSPIGILAVTFTNKAAKEMLTRLSSMLPINTRGMWVGTFHGLCNRLLRAHFQDAGLPSTFQILDTQDQLSAIKRLLKVLQVDDEKYPPKQLQYFISHAKEKGQRPKDLSPSDDFQAMLIKLYAAYEEQCNREGVVDFSELLLRSYELLKHHEPIRRHYQQRFRHILVDEFQDTNALQYAWLKLLSNHGGQTPSAVFAVGDDDQSIYAFRGADVANMRLFERQFKPVMVKLEQNYRSHGHILDTANHLIANNTERLGKNLRTDAGHGELVRLYEAGSDGAEAGWLIDEIRGLINDGYARSEIAILYRSNAQSRIIEHGLFSASIAYRVYGGLRFFERAEIKHALAYLRLLENPNDDTSFSRVVNFPTRGIGARSIEALQDIAKTQRCSLYTAGSFLEGKSGTAINGFIRLIDYMRDSTKNNTLPELIDFVLQHCGLIQHYLTEKEGQDRIENLQELINAATAFIAEEGIGQDTKALTPMEFNTSIPVEPLFENQSINQTISEMSPLAAFLSHASLEAGDNQAQAGQEAVQLMTVHASKGLEFKAVFITGLEEGLFPHENSLNEDKGLEEERRLMYVAITRARDRLYISHTQSRMLHGQVRYNLPSRFIEELPKESVKLLTPKQKDSVWSSHSRQVNPSWGQASLGDDRRSTSHNASSILVSHTRAKDEHGFHVGQNVFHSKFGEGRILNFEGNGTDTKVQVSFARHGTKWLQLSIAKLSAI; translated from the coding sequence GTGAACGATTTATTAGACAACTTAAACCCCGAGCAATTAGAGGCTGTAACACTAAGCGCTGACCCTTCTGAAGCATATTTACCTTCAGCCCTTATTTTAGCCGGAGCGGGAAGCGGAAAAACCAAAGTTTTGACGACTCGTATTGCTTGGTTGATTCAAACTGGACAAGTATCACCAATTGGTATTTTAGCAGTTACTTTTACCAATAAAGCTGCAAAAGAAATGTTGACCCGATTATCTTCCATGTTGCCGATTAACACTCGCGGCATGTGGGTTGGTACGTTTCATGGATTGTGTAATCGACTCTTAAGAGCGCACTTTCAAGATGCGGGCCTGCCATCAACATTTCAAATATTAGATACCCAAGACCAACTCTCAGCCATTAAACGGCTGTTAAAAGTACTGCAAGTGGATGATGAAAAATATCCGCCAAAACAATTGCAATACTTTATATCGCATGCGAAGGAGAAAGGACAACGCCCCAAGGATTTATCTCCTTCTGATGATTTTCAGGCAATGTTAATCAAGTTATATGCAGCTTATGAGGAACAATGTAATCGAGAAGGCGTAGTTGATTTTTCTGAGTTATTGCTTCGCTCCTATGAATTACTTAAGCATCATGAACCAATTCGTAGGCATTACCAACAAAGATTTCGACATATTTTGGTCGATGAGTTTCAAGATACCAACGCACTTCAGTACGCCTGGTTAAAGTTATTGTCCAATCATGGTGGACAGACGCCATCAGCTGTTTTTGCAGTTGGTGATGATGACCAAAGTATTTATGCTTTTCGTGGTGCAGATGTTGCTAATATGCGCCTGTTTGAGAGGCAGTTTAAGCCAGTGATGGTGAAGTTAGAGCAAAACTATCGCTCCCACGGACATATCTTAGATACTGCCAATCATCTCATAGCCAACAATACAGAGCGTTTGGGGAAAAATTTAAGAACAGATGCAGGTCATGGAGAATTAGTTCGCCTTTATGAGGCCGGAAGTGATGGTGCCGAAGCCGGTTGGTTGATAGATGAAATTCGCGGGTTGATTAATGACGGTTATGCCCGAAGTGAAATTGCAATTTTGTATCGGAGTAATGCGCAGTCACGAATAATTGAACATGGGCTGTTCTCCGCTAGTATTGCATATCGCGTGTATGGTGGATTACGCTTTTTTGAAAGAGCAGAGATTAAACATGCCTTAGCATATTTACGCCTTTTGGAAAACCCCAATGACGACACATCATTTTCTAGGGTGGTGAATTTTCCAACAAGAGGTATTGGGGCAAGATCAATTGAAGCATTACAGGATATTGCCAAAACTCAACGGTGTTCTTTATACACAGCAGGTAGTTTTTTAGAAGGTAAATCAGGTACAGCGATTAATGGGTTTATCCGATTGATAGATTACATGCGTGATTCAACTAAAAACAATACCTTGCCAGAGTTAATTGATTTTGTTTTACAACATTGTGGCTTGATACAGCATTACTTGACTGAAAAAGAAGGTCAGGACCGAATTGAAAACTTACAAGAATTAATCAACGCCGCAACTGCGTTTATTGCTGAAGAAGGGATTGGTCAAGATACAAAAGCACTAACTCCGATGGAGTTTAATACTAGTATTCCAGTTGAACCCTTATTTGAAAATCAAAGCATCAATCAAACCATTTCAGAAATGTCACCACTCGCAGCATTTTTATCGCATGCCTCACTAGAGGCGGGAGATAATCAAGCGCAAGCTGGACAAGAAGCAGTGCAACTAATGACAGTCCATGCCTCGAAAGGTTTGGAGTTTAAAGCGGTATTTATTACAGGCCTTGAAGAGGGTTTATTTCCGCATGAAAATAGCTTAAATGAGGATAAAGGACTAGAAGAGGAGAGGCGATTAATGTACGTCGCCATTACTCGAGCGAGAGATCGCCTATATATTTCTCATACGCAATCACGGATGTTGCATGGTCAAGTGAGATACAACTTACCCTCACGTTTTATAGAAGAGTTACCTAAAGAGAGTGTTAAATTACTGACACCCAAGCAAAAAGACTCTGTATGGTCATCACATTCTAGGCAGGTCAATCCTAGTTGGGGTCAGGCTAGTCTTGGGGATGATCGTCGAAGCACTTCACACAATGCATCTTCAATTTTAGTTAGTCATACCCGAGCGAAAGATGAGCATGGTTTTCATGTTGGTCAAAATGTATTCCATAGTAAATTTGGTGAAGGTCGCATTCTTAATTTTGAAGGAAATGGTACAGACACCAAAGTACAAGTTAGTTTTGCCAGGCATGGAACGAAGTGGTTGCAATTGAGTATTGCAAAACTATCGGCAATTTAG
- a CDS encoding valine--tRNA ligase: MSINENTSPNSSQQPTADLAKAFEPHQVEESLLKIWAQKNIGAVDIQADRDNFCIQLPPPNVTGTLHMGHAFNQTIMDGLTRHARMQGKNTLWVPGTDHAGIATQIVVERQLDAQKISRHDLGREKFLEKVWEWKEESGSTITGQIRRMGASIDWNHEYFTMNPAMSEAVIEVFVTLHEQGLIYRGKRLVNWDPVLGTAVSDLEVESVEEQGFMWQIQYPLEDGSGSLTVATTRPETMLGDVAVMVHPDDERYQHLIGKKVMLPLCNRTIPIIADDYVDMSFGTGVVKVTPAHDFNDYAVGNRHQLPLINILTLDAKINNEAPQAYRGLDRFDARKKIVSDLEDAGLLKAVVPHTLMVPRGDRTQSVIEPMLTDQWFVAMSKPSPDNQYMPGESIASAALAAVKNGDIALVPENWNSTYSGWLENIQDWCISRQLWWGHQIPAWYKEDGSFIVARSLEEAQEKAKLESYTGKLVRDPDVLDTWFSSALVPFSSLGWPKKTELLDHFLPSTVLVTGFDIIFFWVARMVMMTCHFTGKVPFKKVYVHGLVRDSEGQKMSKSKGNTLDPLDLIDGITLEELLKKRTQGLMNPKQAESITKKTKKEFPEGIPPFGTDALRFTFASMATLGRNINFDQKRCEGYRNFCNKLWNATRFVLMNCPDGLEENGFAPCIGDCGPDGYLHFSPADRWIVSELQRVEADIQRGFEEYRFDLIAASLYQFVWDEYCDWYLELAKVQLQHGSAANQRGTRRTLLRVLETILRLAHPLIPFITEELWQTVAPKSGKDLALCPQQSIALQPYPKAQLEKIDETSEQWVKELKQLVDACRNLRGEMQISPATKVPLIVQGNEEQLKAYTPYLLSLAKLSNVVFDSTGALIDEKASHAPVVIINNHRLLLEVEVDIAAEKIRLGKEISRLESEIGKANAKLSNQSFVDRAPPEVVAQEQQRLHDFNILIEKLRLQLERLQSS, encoded by the coding sequence ATGTCTATAAATGAAAATACAAGTCCTAATAGTTCTCAGCAACCAACCGCTGATTTAGCAAAAGCTTTTGAACCCCATCAGGTTGAAGAAAGCCTTTTAAAAATCTGGGCACAAAAAAATATCGGTGCAGTTGATATTCAAGCTGACCGAGATAATTTTTGTATCCAACTGCCACCCCCTAATGTTACAGGTACTTTGCATATGGGGCACGCTTTTAACCAAACCATTATGGATGGCCTTACTAGGCATGCCCGCATGCAGGGGAAAAATACCCTTTGGGTTCCAGGAACGGATCACGCTGGGATTGCGACCCAAATCGTAGTTGAACGTCAATTAGATGCCCAAAAAATATCTCGCCATGATTTAGGACGTGAAAAGTTCCTTGAGAAAGTTTGGGAGTGGAAAGAGGAGTCAGGCTCAACCATTACAGGCCAAATTAGGCGCATGGGTGCATCCATCGACTGGAATCATGAATATTTCACCATGAATCCGGCGATGTCTGAAGCTGTCATCGAGGTTTTTGTCACTCTTCATGAGCAAGGGCTCATTTATCGTGGCAAAAGATTAGTTAATTGGGATCCAGTCTTAGGCACTGCAGTCTCCGACCTTGAAGTTGAAAGTGTTGAAGAGCAAGGTTTTATGTGGCAAATACAGTACCCGCTAGAAGATGGGTCAGGCAGTCTGACTGTTGCCACAACAAGGCCAGAAACGATGCTAGGCGATGTGGCTGTTATGGTTCATCCTGATGATGAGAGGTATCAACATTTGATTGGCAAAAAGGTGATGTTGCCCTTATGCAATAGAACTATTCCCATCATTGCCGATGATTATGTGGACATGAGTTTTGGTACGGGGGTGGTCAAAGTAACTCCCGCACATGACTTTAATGACTACGCTGTTGGTAATCGCCATCAATTACCACTGATCAATATTTTGACCTTAGATGCAAAAATCAATAATGAAGCTCCTCAGGCCTACAGGGGTCTTGATCGTTTTGATGCTCGTAAAAAAATTGTCTCTGACTTAGAGGATGCAGGACTTTTAAAGGCTGTAGTACCCCATACTTTAATGGTGCCTCGTGGTGATCGTACACAAAGTGTCATTGAACCAATGTTAACTGACCAATGGTTTGTAGCGATGTCAAAACCATCCCCTGATAATCAATATATGCCGGGTGAATCCATTGCAAGTGCTGCTCTTGCAGCTGTGAAGAATGGTGACATTGCTTTAGTTCCTGAAAACTGGAATAGTACCTATAGTGGTTGGTTGGAAAATATTCAAGATTGGTGTATTTCAAGGCAATTATGGTGGGGCCATCAAATACCAGCATGGTACAAAGAGGATGGCTCTTTTATTGTGGCTAGATCTTTAGAAGAGGCTCAAGAAAAAGCGAAGCTAGAATCATACACGGGCAAATTAGTAAGAGACCCGGACGTTCTTGACACTTGGTTTAGCTCTGCACTGGTTCCTTTTTCTTCATTAGGGTGGCCTAAAAAAACTGAATTATTGGATCATTTTTTACCTTCCACAGTATTAGTGACTGGTTTTGACATCATCTTCTTTTGGGTAGCCCGAATGGTGATGATGACTTGCCACTTTACGGGCAAGGTGCCCTTCAAGAAAGTCTATGTTCATGGCTTAGTCCGTGACTCAGAGGGTCAAAAAATGAGTAAGTCTAAGGGCAATACCTTGGACCCATTAGATCTCATTGATGGTATTACCCTTGAGGAGTTATTGAAAAAACGGACTCAAGGGCTCATGAACCCCAAGCAAGCTGAATCCATTACAAAAAAAACAAAAAAAGAATTTCCGGAAGGGATTCCTCCATTTGGTACAGATGCTTTGCGATTTACCTTTGCCTCCATGGCGACCTTAGGCAGAAACATCAATTTTGATCAAAAGCGCTGTGAGGGTTATCGGAATTTCTGTAACAAATTATGGAATGCTACCCGCTTTGTTCTGATGAATTGCCCTGATGGTCTAGAAGAAAATGGTTTCGCCCCATGCATCGGTGATTGTGGTCCTGATGGATATCTTCACTTCTCTCCTGCGGATCGTTGGATTGTGTCTGAGTTGCAAAGAGTTGAAGCAGATATCCAGCGCGGCTTTGAAGAGTATCGTTTTGATTTAATAGCCGCCTCTCTCTATCAATTTGTTTGGGACGAATATTGCGATTGGTACTTAGAACTAGCAAAAGTACAACTCCAACATGGCTCTGCAGCGAATCAACGTGGCACTCGTAGAACATTACTGCGTGTTTTAGAGACAATTTTGCGCCTAGCTCATCCATTGATTCCATTTATTACTGAAGAACTTTGGCAAACCGTAGCGCCAAAATCGGGTAAAGATTTAGCCCTTTGTCCACAACAATCGATTGCACTGCAACCATACCCCAAGGCTCAGTTGGAGAAAATTGACGAGACCAGTGAACAGTGGGTGAAAGAACTAAAACAGCTCGTCGACGCTTGCAGAAACCTGCGGGGTGAAATGCAAATCTCACCAGCCACCAAAGTACCCTTGATTGTTCAAGGCAATGAAGAGCAGCTGAAGGCCTACACTCCATATCTTTTAAGTTTGGCAAAACTCTCCAATGTCGTATTCGACTCAACGGGAGCTTTGATTGATGAAAAAGCTTCACATGCTCCAGTAGTCATCATCAACAACCACCGTTTGTTACTAGAGGTTGAAGTTGATATTGCGGCAGAAAAAATTAGGCTTGGAAAAGAAATTTCTCGTTTAGAATCAGAAATAGGAAAAGCCAACGCCAAGCTAAGTAATCAGAGCTTTGTGGATCGGGCCCCTCCAGAAGTTGTCGCACAAGAACAGCAACGCTTACATGATTTTAATATCCTTATAGAAAAGCTACGCCTTCAATTAGAACGTCTTCAATCCTCCTAA
- the galU gene encoding UTP--glucose-1-phosphate uridylyltransferase GalU — protein MKTNVFKAVFPVAGLGTRFLPATKAMPKEMLTVVDKPLIQYAVEEAIAAGITELIFVTGRSKRAIEDHFDKAYELENELEQKNKKDLLEIVQNIKPSHVDCVYVRQAEALGLGHAILCAEKLVGDDPFAVILADDLLTGKQPVMDQMIQLFNHYRCSIIGVEEIAKEQSRSYGVIEGKKWDENIYKLSSIVEKPAPENAPSNMGVVGRYVLTANIFSHIRNLSPGAGGEYQLTDAIQSLIQKEQVLAYEYEGIRYDCGSKLGYLKATVEFALNHPEVGADFAYFLKNR, from the coding sequence ATGAAAACTAATGTCTTTAAAGCAGTCTTTCCTGTCGCCGGTTTAGGTACCCGTTTTTTACCAGCTACTAAGGCGATGCCGAAAGAAATGTTAACGGTTGTTGATAAACCGTTGATTCAATATGCGGTTGAAGAAGCAATCGCAGCTGGCATTACTGAACTTATTTTCGTCACTGGACGATCCAAAAGAGCGATTGAAGACCATTTCGATAAAGCTTATGAGTTAGAAAACGAACTCGAGCAAAAAAATAAAAAAGATTTACTAGAGATTGTGCAAAACATCAAACCAAGTCATGTTGATTGTGTTTATGTCAGACAAGCAGAAGCCCTTGGTTTAGGTCATGCAATTTTATGTGCTGAAAAGTTAGTTGGTGATGATCCTTTTGCCGTCATTTTGGCAGATGATTTATTAACGGGTAAACAACCGGTCATGGATCAAATGATCCAATTATTTAATCACTATCGTTGCTCGATTATTGGCGTCGAAGAAATTGCTAAAGAACAAAGTCGATCTTATGGGGTGATTGAAGGTAAAAAATGGGATGAAAATATCTATAAACTCAGTAGCATCGTAGAAAAACCTGCCCCAGAAAATGCTCCTTCAAACATGGGTGTCGTTGGAAGGTATGTCTTGACCGCAAATATTTTTAGTCATATTAGAAATTTATCTCCAGGCGCTGGTGGTGAATATCAGTTAACGGATGCGATACAGTCTTTAATCCAAAAAGAACAAGTATTAGCTTATGAATATGAAGGTATTCGCTATGACTGCGGTAGTAAGTTAGGTTACTTAAAGGCAACCGTTGAGTTTGCTTTAAATCATCCTGAAGTTGGCGCTGATTTTGCCTACTTTTTAAAAAATCGTTAA
- a CDS encoding sulfurtransferase TusA family protein: protein MIPGQIDKELDCMGMICPLPVLRTKKALADMQTGQVLKVVANDRGAEQDIPMFAKQTGNELLASEKQEEIFTFYLKRR from the coding sequence ATGATCCCTGGACAAATCGATAAAGAGTTAGACTGCATGGGCATGATTTGCCCTTTGCCTGTACTTCGTACTAAGAAGGCATTAGCCGATATGCAAACGGGTCAAGTATTAAAAGTAGTCGCGAATGATCGTGGCGCAGAACAGGATATTCCGATGTTTGCAAAACAAACAGGTAATGAGTTGCTTGCTTCAGAAAAGCAGGAAGAAATCTTTACTTTTTATTTAAAGCGTCGCTAA